From a region of the Lentilactobacillus curieae genome:
- the accB gene encoding acetyl-CoA carboxylase biotin carboxyl carrier protein, with the protein MDTSDIESLIKLLKDNNLSEITFEEDDRKIEVKQELSSSPLTATPADASPKADTVTQKSKTINAPMIGTFYQAPSPDEPAFVKVGDKINVGDKVGLIEAMKMLTDIKSDQAGEVAEILVPDGEGVEYGQPLIRLK; encoded by the coding sequence GTGGATACAAGTGATATCGAATCATTAATCAAACTTTTAAAAGATAATAACCTATCTGAAATTACATTTGAGGAGGATGACAGAAAAATTGAGGTAAAACAAGAATTGTCGTCCTCTCCCTTAACTGCAACCCCTGCAGATGCTTCACCAAAGGCTGATACAGTTACCCAAAAATCAAAAACAATCAATGCTCCAATGATTGGAACATTTTATCAGGCTCCTTCTCCTGATGAACCTGCTTTTGTAAAAGTTGGCGACAAGATTAATGTCGGTGACAAAGTTGGCCTGATTGAAGCAATGAAAATGCTAACCGATATTAAGTCGGATCAAGCTGGAGAAGTTGCTGAAATTCTCGTTCCAGATGGAGAGGGGGTTGAATATGGTCAACCGCTTATTCGCCTCAAATAA
- a CDS encoding biotin-dependent carboxyltransferase family protein, producing MDNLTFLDAGFQTTVQDSGRLNYQIEGFPQSGYMDFLSAETSNILLGNERNTAVFEFAFSGPTIKFNCPTFFTITGAEYQPKLNGQQINTYQVYQANINDVLTIGACHQGRFGYLAILGGISVPKLMNSYSTTTRIGIGGFHGRKLESGDNVMIHSSETLVGYYHRKTASTLNTDAEKTIRFVKGPQWNMFSDTDRRALLSTTFTLTNQSDRMGYRLSGKKIGSNLSSLLSEGTVRGEIQIPNDGQPIVLMVDRQTTGGYPVIAAVSSADIPLLVQSQPGTKLRFKEISLSESTELIKKQSQQLNKLQNQITQSLFKPPYGINRIASHRISELFEEV from the coding sequence ATGGATAATCTTACATTCTTAGACGCAGGGTTTCAAACCACTGTTCAAGATAGCGGTCGACTAAACTACCAGATTGAGGGGTTTCCCCAGTCGGGATATATGGATTTCCTTTCTGCCGAAACTAGTAATATTCTTCTCGGAAATGAACGAAACACCGCTGTCTTTGAGTTCGCATTTAGTGGACCAACCATCAAATTCAACTGTCCTACTTTTTTTACAATTACCGGTGCAGAGTATCAGCCTAAACTAAACGGACAGCAAATCAATACCTACCAAGTTTACCAAGCAAACATTAATGACGTACTAACAATTGGTGCCTGCCATCAAGGACGCTTTGGATACTTAGCAATTTTGGGCGGAATATCAGTGCCAAAACTAATGAATAGCTATTCCACCACAACCAGAATCGGAATTGGCGGATTCCACGGTCGAAAACTTGAATCTGGTGACAACGTTATGATCCATAGTTCAGAGACGTTGGTTGGCTATTACCACCGAAAGACCGCATCAACATTAAACACAGATGCAGAAAAAACTATCAGATTTGTTAAGGGGCCTCAGTGGAATATGTTTTCTGATACCGATAGAAGGGCTCTTCTTTCGACGACGTTTACATTAACAAACCAATCGGACAGAATGGGTTACCGCCTTTCAGGCAAAAAGATCGGTTCAAATCTATCAAGCTTGCTTTCAGAGGGGACTGTCAGAGGTGAAATCCAAATTCCCAATGATGGCCAACCAATCGTCTTAATGGTTGATAGACAAACGACGGGTGGTTACCCAGTCATAGCTGCTGTTTCCAGTGCGGATATTCCTTTGCTAGTTCAGAGCCAACCAGGAACTAAACTAAGATTCAAAGAAATATCGCTTTCTGAATCTACCGAATTAATCAAAAAGCAGAGCCAACAACTAAATAAATTACAAAACCAAATCACCCAATCGCTATTTAAGCCTCCATACGGCATTAATAGAATTGCAAGTCACAGAATATCAGAACTATTTGAGGAGGTTTAA
- a CDS encoding glycoside hydrolase family 2 TIM barrel-domain containing protein, translated as MTPDITWLDDPETFRVGQIPIHSDHRFYANYRELKEHQSSLIKSLNGTWKFKFSKTPMDRPQNFYQTSFDVSDFDDIKVPSHIELNGYGQIQYINTLYPWEGKFFRRPAYVPDETDPQAGMFSKGLDNTVGSYVKEFELPDNFKNQRVSVEFEGVERAMFIWINGNFIGYCEDSFAPSEYDLTPYLNEDGKNVLAVEVFKHSTASFLEDQDMFRFSGIFRSVNLIARPKAHVEDLTIKPTLSDDFKTGQLSATTKLTGADLTGATVKLNAVDAEGNVVFSDEKTAGETIEFKSGALDGVHLWDNIDPYLYSLTIEVRDADGSLMEIVPYDFGFRKIEIKDKVILLNGKRLKLNGVNRHEWDAHSGRAITLADMQADMQTFKDNNINAVRTCHYPDQIPWYYMCDQNGIYMMAENNLESHGSWQKMGAVEPSYNVPGSSPKWLGAVLDRAKNNYETFKNHTSILFWSLGNESYAGDDIAAMDKYYKEMDSSRLTHYEGVCRNRKYEDQISDVESMMYFPPKDVDDYLTNNPKKPFLSCEFMHDMGNSMGGLDSYMKLYDKHQGYSGGFIWDFIDQALFVTDAVSGKQVLRYGGDFDERHSDYEFSGDGIMFADRTEKPAMQEVKYYYGKYKE; from the coding sequence ATGACACCAGACATTACATGGTTAGACGATCCGGAAACTTTTCGAGTCGGCCAAATTCCAATTCATAGTGACCACCGATTTTACGCGAATTATCGTGAGTTAAAGGAACATCAATCAAGTTTAATTAAAAGTTTAAACGGTACCTGGAAATTTAAATTTTCTAAGACGCCGATGGACAGACCACAAAATTTTTACCAAACGAGTTTTGATGTCAGTGACTTTGACGACATTAAGGTTCCGTCTCACATCGAGTTGAACGGGTATGGTCAAATTCAGTACATCAACACTTTGTATCCTTGGGAAGGAAAGTTTTTTAGACGACCAGCATATGTTCCGGATGAGACTGATCCACAAGCAGGGATGTTTAGTAAAGGACTAGATAATACTGTCGGCTCTTACGTCAAAGAGTTCGAACTTCCTGATAACTTTAAGAATCAACGGGTTAGCGTAGAGTTTGAGGGTGTCGAACGCGCTATGTTTATCTGGATCAACGGTAACTTTATTGGTTATTGCGAAGACAGCTTTGCGCCTTCTGAGTACGATTTGACACCATACCTTAACGAAGATGGAAAGAATGTTTTAGCTGTTGAGGTGTTTAAGCACAGTACTGCCTCCTTCCTAGAAGATCAGGATATGTTCCGTTTTTCTGGAATCTTTAGGAGTGTTAACCTGATTGCCCGTCCTAAGGCACATGTTGAGGATTTGACGATTAAACCAACGTTATCTGATGATTTTAAGACTGGCCAACTCTCAGCAACCACTAAGTTAACTGGCGCGGATTTGACTGGTGCCACTGTTAAATTGAATGCGGTGGATGCTGAAGGCAATGTCGTTTTCAGTGATGAAAAGACAGCTGGTGAAACAATTGAGTTTAAGTCAGGTGCCCTAGATGGTGTTCATCTTTGGGATAATATTGATCCATATTTGTATTCTTTGACGATTGAAGTTAGGGATGCTGACGGATCATTGATGGAGATTGTTCCTTACGACTTTGGTTTCCGAAAAATTGAAATTAAAGATAAGGTAATTTTGCTAAATGGTAAACGCCTCAAATTAAATGGGGTTAACCGTCATGAATGGGATGCCCACTCAGGAAGAGCAATCACACTTGCTGATATGCAAGCGGACATGCAGACGTTTAAGGACAACAATATTAATGCTGTTCGGACCTGTCACTATCCAGACCAAATTCCTTGGTACTACATGTGTGACCAAAATGGAATTTATATGATGGCAGAAAACAACCTTGAATCTCATGGGTCATGGCAAAAAATGGGCGCGGTTGAGCCTTCATACAACGTTCCTGGTTCGTCACCTAAGTGGCTGGGAGCTGTGCTAGATCGCGCCAAGAATAACTACGAAACGTTTAAAAACCATACCAGCATTTTATTCTGGTCATTAGGAAACGAATCCTATGCAGGTGACGATATTGCGGCTATGGACAAATACTACAAAGAAATGGACTCAAGCCGACTTACTCACTACGAAGGGGTCTGCCGTAACCGTAAGTATGAGGATCAAATTTCGGATGTTGAAAGTATGATGTACTTCCCACCAAAGGATGTAGATGACTATTTGACCAACAATCCTAAAAAGCCATTCTTGAGCTGTGAATTCATGCATGACATGGGAAACTCAATGGGTGGCCTGGATTCATATATGAAACTGTATGATAAGCATCAAGGATACTCAGGCGGATTTATCTGGGACTTCATTGATCAAGCGTTATTTGTAACCGATGCAGTTTCGGGAAAACAGGTATTACGTTACGGTGGCGATTTTGATGAACGCCATTCAGATTACGAGTTCTCAGGAGACGGAATCATGTTCGCTGACAGAACTGAAAAACCAGCAATGCAGGAGGTTAAGTACTACTATGGAAAATACAAAGAATAG
- the pxpB gene encoding 5-oxoprolinase subunit PxpB, translating to MKNYNIIPVGDQSISIEFANQIDPTINKTLQIIAKSIVSSNTDGITSVVPAYHTLLVSFDALLTTRESLIEKIQKLIKNLPDASSVKTKTWIIPVCYDSEFAPDLTDVATFGGLTPEQVIKMHTSKKYLIYFLGFLPGFAYMASVDKKIAMPRLSKPRLKIAAGSVGIAGSQTGFYPVDSPGGWRLIGKTPINLYDSTHPEPFYQAGDFIQFKSVSKPEFLDIQQKDRAGEFKPKVVTTNG from the coding sequence ATGAAAAATTATAACATCATCCCTGTTGGCGACCAGTCAATTTCCATTGAGTTCGCTAACCAAATCGATCCAACTATCAACAAGACATTACAAATAATTGCCAAAAGTATAGTTTCCAGCAATACGGATGGAATTACTTCAGTTGTCCCTGCCTACCACACCCTGCTAGTTTCCTTTGACGCATTATTAACAACCCGAGAGAGCTTGATTGAAAAAATCCAGAAACTAATTAAAAATCTTCCTGACGCTTCAAGCGTAAAAACTAAAACTTGGATTATTCCTGTCTGCTACGATTCGGAATTTGCTCCTGACTTAACCGATGTAGCAACCTTTGGCGGTCTCACACCAGAGCAAGTCATAAAAATGCATACTAGTAAAAAATATTTAATCTATTTTCTTGGATTCTTGCCTGGCTTTGCATATATGGCAAGTGTTGATAAAAAGATTGCCATGCCAAGACTATCAAAGCCAAGGCTAAAAATTGCCGCAGGAAGTGTGGGAATTGCAGGCAGCCAAACCGGTTTTTATCCAGTTGATTCTCCTGGTGGCTGGCGATTAATTGGTAAAACCCCAATTAATTTATACGATTCCACTCATCCTGAACCATTCTACCAAGCTGGCGATTTTATTCAGTTCAAGTCAGTTTCTAAGCCTGAATTTTTAGACATCCAACAAAAAGATCGAGCGGGTGAATTCAAGCCAAAGGTGGTGACTACAAATGGATAA
- a CDS encoding acetyl-CoA carboxylase biotin carboxylase subunit, which yields MVNRLFASNNPVSTWPFHKILIANRGEIAVRIIQTCRYLGIPTVAVYSTADRSAMHVKLAGEAVCIGPPSPTKSYLNIAALITAAKQTGADAIHPGYGFLSESSEFSEACAKEKIKFIGAKKEMIDLLGDKERARATMKSAGLPIVKGSSKAVTTVEEALIQADEIGFPIMLKASSGGGGKGMRIIESREQLKDNFSTAQDEAISSFNDNHMYLEQYLATPRHIEVQIIADQYGNVTALGERDCTIQARHQKVLEEAPAVVLKAKTRKEIFERCENAVEILGYEGLGTIEFLYNPDGSYYFMEMNTRIQVEHPITELTTRTDLVQMQLEVAAGAKLNKRRPQKTGFALECRINAFTPGKITGLHLPTGHGVRVDTAIYQGYSVPANYDSMIAKLIVFGRERKSVIRRMITVLDETVIDGIETNLDQLVQILEQPEVQKQTTNVNWLDQKIDGKE from the coding sequence ATGGTCAACCGCTTATTCGCCTCAAATAATCCCGTTTCAACTTGGCCATTCCACAAGATACTAATTGCTAACCGTGGAGAAATTGCCGTCCGTATTATTCAGACATGCCGTTATTTAGGAATTCCCACAGTCGCAGTTTATTCAACTGCAGACCGTTCAGCAATGCACGTTAAGCTCGCAGGCGAAGCAGTTTGTATTGGCCCCCCATCACCAACTAAAAGTTATTTGAACATCGCCGCTTTAATTACAGCCGCAAAGCAAACTGGTGCAGATGCAATCCATCCTGGATATGGCTTTCTCTCCGAAAGCTCAGAATTTTCAGAAGCTTGCGCCAAAGAAAAAATAAAGTTTATCGGTGCCAAAAAAGAAATGATTGATCTTTTAGGAGACAAAGAACGGGCTAGAGCAACCATGAAATCTGCTGGCTTGCCAATTGTAAAGGGTAGTTCCAAAGCAGTAACTACAGTTGAAGAAGCTTTAATCCAAGCTGATGAGATTGGCTTTCCAATAATGCTAAAAGCAAGTTCAGGTGGCGGCGGTAAAGGTATGCGCATCATTGAAAGTCGTGAACAGCTCAAAGATAACTTTTCAACTGCTCAAGATGAAGCTATTTCATCATTTAATGATAATCATATGTATCTCGAACAATACTTAGCCACCCCGCGCCACATAGAAGTTCAGATTATTGCTGATCAGTACGGAAATGTAACCGCTCTGGGTGAACGCGATTGTACTATCCAGGCACGTCACCAAAAAGTATTAGAAGAAGCCCCAGCAGTCGTATTAAAAGCAAAAACCAGAAAAGAGATTTTTGAGCGTTGCGAAAATGCTGTTGAAATTCTAGGGTACGAGGGATTGGGAACGATTGAGTTTCTATACAATCCTGATGGTTCTTATTATTTCATGGAAATGAACACCAGAATTCAAGTCGAACACCCCATCACTGAACTAACCACTAGAACTGATTTGGTACAGATGCAGCTTGAAGTCGCTGCAGGTGCCAAACTAAATAAAAGGCGACCCCAAAAGACTGGCTTTGCTCTGGAGTGTCGAATCAATGCCTTTACACCCGGAAAAATCACTGGGCTTCATCTTCCAACTGGACATGGTGTTAGAGTCGATACTGCCATTTATCAAGGATATTCAGTTCCAGCAAATTACGATTCAATGATTGCTAAACTAATCGTGTTTGGCAGAGAACGAAAATCTGTTATTCGCAGGATGATTACCGTACTAGATGAAACCGTAATTGACGGAATAGAAACTAATTTGGACCAACTTGTACAAATTCTCGAACAACCTGAAGTTCAAAAGCAAACCACTAACGTCAATTGGCTCGACCAAAAGATTGATGGGAAGGAGTGA
- a CDS encoding aldo/keto reductase yields the protein MKTITIGDITVPAIGLGTWHMGDHAETRDAEISAIRAGVEAGARVIDTAEMYGSGNSESLVGEAIKGLDRTKLFIIDKVLPSNASLKQLPKSLDASLAKVGTDYFDLYLYHWRGGVPLSETVEALRNAQEEGKIRQWGVSNFDVSDMEELLKLPGGKGVAANEDLYNLGSRGTEFDLQPWQEKREIPFIAYTPVAQGDRFGKNLTKNKVIQAIAGNHKATPYQILLAWVIRNGNVLAIPQSGDPVHARENVEAANIELSKEELFMIDSEFPAPTSKQPLDIL from the coding sequence ATGAAGACAATCACAATTGGAGACATTACCGTTCCCGCAATTGGTTTGGGAACTTGGCATATGGGTGACCATGCAGAAACCCGCGACGCAGAAATTAGTGCTATTCGAGCTGGCGTTGAAGCCGGTGCTCGGGTCATTGACACTGCAGAAATGTATGGTTCTGGAAATAGCGAAAGTTTAGTTGGTGAAGCAATCAAAGGACTTGATCGCACCAAACTGTTTATAATTGATAAAGTTCTACCATCAAACGCATCCCTCAAACAATTACCTAAAAGCTTAGATGCTAGCCTCGCTAAAGTTGGCACAGATTACTTTGATTTATACCTATACCATTGGCGTGGTGGCGTACCGCTGTCTGAAACTGTTGAGGCCTTGAGAAACGCTCAGGAGGAAGGCAAGATCCGCCAATGGGGCGTTTCCAACTTTGACGTCAGTGATATGGAAGAATTGTTAAAATTACCAGGTGGCAAGGGAGTTGCTGCTAACGAAGACTTATATAATCTTGGTAGTCGTGGCACCGAATTTGATCTCCAGCCATGGCAAGAAAAACGTGAAATTCCGTTCATTGCGTACACTCCGGTCGCTCAAGGGGATAGATTTGGTAAGAATCTAACCAAAAACAAGGTAATCCAAGCAATTGCTGGTAACCATAAGGCCACTCCTTATCAAATTCTTTTGGCTTGGGTCATTAGAAATGGCAATGTCTTAGCAATCCCACAATCAGGCGATCCAGTTCACGCCCGAGAAAACGTTGAGGCAGCGAACATCGAGTTATCAAAGGAAGAACTATTTATGATCGATAGCGAGTTTCCTGCCCCAACCAGCAAACAACCTTTGGATATTTTATGA
- a CDS encoding beta-galactosidase small subunit, with the protein MENTKNSLKLVFGDGTLGVAGDNFHYIFSYEKGGLESLLIDGKEWLYRTPKPTFWRATTDNDRGSHFSEKSAMWLGADMFLKQVGTEVQVDGKPIEMPIAPVNNQYGPNEVASQAGVTYTFETPTVPATEVTVKYVVDADGKITVTSHFTGKQGLPELPVFGFRMIMPTAADGFSYTGLSGETYPDRKDGGILGTYEVEGMPVAPYMVPQDCGVHMESSEVVVTRRTTQNNADNDDNPFSLRIEKTDKPFAFSCLPYTAEELENATHIEELPLERRTVLTIMGAVRGVGGIDSWGADVEDEYHISAEKDIEFAFEIEP; encoded by the coding sequence ATGGAAAATACAAAGAATAGTCTAAAACTAGTTTTTGGCGATGGTACACTTGGCGTTGCTGGGGACAATTTCCACTACATCTTTAGTTACGAAAAAGGTGGTCTAGAATCTTTATTAATTGATGGAAAAGAATGGTTGTATCGAACACCGAAGCCAACTTTTTGGCGGGCAACTACAGATAATGACCGTGGTAGCCACTTTAGTGAAAAATCAGCTATGTGGCTGGGCGCTGACATGTTTTTAAAACAAGTTGGAACCGAAGTTCAAGTGGATGGTAAACCAATTGAGATGCCAATCGCTCCGGTCAATAATCAATACGGCCCCAATGAGGTAGCTAGTCAAGCGGGGGTTACTTATACGTTTGAAACGCCTACGGTACCTGCTACAGAAGTAACCGTAAAATATGTAGTGGATGCTGATGGCAAGATTACTGTTACCAGTCATTTCACTGGAAAACAAGGATTACCAGAGCTTCCTGTTTTTGGGTTTAGAATGATCATGCCAACTGCAGCTGACGGTTTTTCTTATACTGGACTATCGGGTGAGACGTATCCTGATAGAAAGGATGGCGGGATTCTCGGAACTTACGAGGTTGAAGGAATGCCCGTTGCACCTTACATGGTTCCACAAGATTGTGGGGTTCATATGGAATCTAGTGAGGTTGTGGTCACTAGAAGGACAACGCAAAATAATGCGGATAACGATGATAACCCGTTTAGTTTACGAATTGAAAAGACTGATAAACCATTTGCATTTAGTTGTTTACCATACACAGCTGAAGAGTTGGAGAATGCCACTCATATCGAAGAATTGCCACTAGAAAGACGCACGGTGCTCACCATTATGGGAGCTGTTCGTGGAGTTGGCGGAATCGATAGTTGGGGTGCTGATGTTGAAGATGAATATCACATTTCGGCTGAGAAAGATATTGAGTTTGCTTTTGAAATTGAGCCGTAA
- a CDS encoding uracil-DNA glycosylase, which translates to MINLSIQTVLTPEWIKWGKEQSEKFDNLEGFVAGEGGMNPKILLLGEAPGAKEIELGHPFQGPSGKELDRWLDSLGLTREDVYIFGVVSARPFRVGKSGLKSDRRPNNKEVKAYAPMFDYELVQFKDKLLVTMGNASLQRLLGKDAKVGELHGQLLNESVQHFNEATGKFEWTKNKYDIFPLYHPSYSKRFKAMKPVVDEDSRKLRELLKK; encoded by the coding sequence GTGATCAACTTGTCAATTCAAACAGTACTAACTCCAGAATGGATAAAATGGGGTAAGGAACAATCCGAAAAGTTTGATAATTTAGAGGGTTTTGTTGCCGGGGAAGGTGGTATGAACCCGAAAATTTTGCTTTTAGGTGAAGCACCTGGTGCCAAGGAGATTGAGCTTGGCCATCCATTTCAGGGACCTTCCGGTAAGGAACTGGATCGCTGGCTTGACTCACTTGGGCTGACCAGAGAAGATGTTTACATCTTTGGGGTAGTCAGTGCTAGACCGTTTAGGGTTGGAAAATCTGGTTTAAAAAGTGACCGTCGCCCTAATAACAAAGAAGTGAAGGCGTATGCGCCAATGTTTGATTACGAACTGGTGCAGTTTAAAGATAAATTATTGGTCACGATGGGCAACGCTAGTCTCCAGCGACTTTTGGGGAAGGATGCTAAAGTCGGCGAGCTCCATGGACAGTTGCTCAATGAGTCTGTCCAACATTTCAATGAAGCGACCGGCAAGTTTGAATGGACTAAAAATAAGTACGACATTTTTCCGTTGTACCACCCATCATATTCAAAGAGGTTTAAGGCAATGAAACCGGTGGTGGATGAGGATTCGCGGAAGTTGAGGGAACTATTGAAAAAATAA
- a CDS encoding GNAT family N-acetyltransferase, with translation MSDIYKVTKLTNPTPVQMDQIMDLWLQGNLDAHSFISRNYWLANVAEVRGAIKQSELYVATEHEDKIIGFIGLVNDYAAGLFVATNHRSHGIGSELLKVAIRTHPHLTLHVYEKNPRAFELYRRLGFKVISKQVDDETGEMGYSMEIQKGTP, from the coding sequence ATGAGCGATATCTATAAAGTTACTAAACTTACTAACCCGACACCCGTTCAAATGGACCAAATCATGGATCTCTGGTTACAAGGAAACTTGGATGCCCATTCATTTATTAGTCGAAACTACTGGCTAGCCAACGTTGCTGAGGTTCGTGGAGCAATTAAACAATCAGAACTTTACGTTGCTACCGAACATGAGGACAAAATCATCGGTTTCATTGGGCTGGTAAATGATTATGCGGCCGGCTTGTTCGTTGCTACCAATCATCGAAGTCATGGAATTGGTAGTGAACTACTTAAAGTGGCTATCAGAACTCATCCCCACCTCACATTGCATGTTTACGAGAAGAATCCACGTGCCTTTGAGTTGTATAGACGATTAGGATTTAAGGTAATTAGTAAACAAGTTGACGATGAAACGGGTGAAATGGGATATTCTATGGAAATACAAAAAGGAACGCCTTAG
- a CDS encoding PH domain-containing protein — protein MTSKKHLSPVALLYFIYKTLVEWLWVIFVSFASVLNIFKDLHISLPLVIAGFVVLIVAISVIRFVVFTYEITDKMVTINRGIFIKKHIHIPYHRIQTITQSQLFFLIPFHLETIYIETAGHEDGKAEAVLPMVPDTVRSEIETYRQGAQPGSDLEVHNISQNLETGDENTYRINNHDLNLFSLTSLGILPIIAILGAIYGKVQEAIPDKYINSAFSKIGHESLPIIIGGVVIVLVVGLIASYLMSVLKYYRFTLSENNGQLQTTQGLITKRSFSVKQQRIQAIVFKQNVIRQLFNLTTVQTIVASKAGKEEDESDITMVPVIKNDEAATMVNGFVSWVPNSMPQLNRLAHSSYWYYIRNAILISLIVIIPSIVFFRFWGAISLVLIPLAVWVGWYSAKNNGYYIGNKQLIISDGHLLTRSIYVVETKNIQSSAVRQSVWMANKGLAHFKIHVRSKNNDKEIELRYISKKEADELFTWLA, from the coding sequence ATGACGTCTAAGAAACACCTTAGCCCAGTGGCTCTGCTATATTTCATTTATAAGACCTTAGTTGAATGGTTATGGGTAATCTTCGTATCATTTGCCTCTGTACTCAATATTTTCAAAGATCTCCACATAAGCCTACCTTTGGTGATTGCAGGTTTTGTGGTACTGATTGTCGCAATCTCGGTTATTAGATTCGTTGTATTTACGTACGAAATCACCGACAAAATGGTCACCATCAACAGAGGGATATTTATTAAGAAGCATATTCATATCCCATACCACCGGATTCAGACTATCACCCAAAGCCAACTCTTCTTCTTGATTCCGTTTCACTTAGAAACTATCTACATCGAAACCGCTGGGCACGAAGATGGCAAAGCGGAAGCTGTATTACCAATGGTTCCAGATACCGTTAGGTCAGAAATCGAAACCTACCGTCAGGGTGCCCAACCAGGAAGCGATTTAGAAGTTCACAACATTTCGCAGAACTTAGAAACTGGCGACGAAAACACATATAGGATCAACAACCATGACTTGAATTTATTTTCATTAACATCGTTGGGCATCTTGCCTATCATCGCAATTTTAGGAGCAATATATGGAAAGGTTCAGGAAGCTATTCCTGACAAATACATCAATAGTGCATTTAGCAAAATTGGTCATGAATCGCTGCCAATCATTATCGGTGGTGTGGTAATTGTGTTGGTAGTTGGCCTAATTGCATCTTACTTAATGAGTGTGTTGAAATACTACAGATTCACCCTCTCAGAAAATAATGGGCAATTACAAACCACTCAAGGGTTAATTACCAAGCGGTCATTTAGCGTTAAGCAACAACGAATTCAAGCAATCGTGTTTAAGCAAAACGTCATTCGCCAGCTATTCAATCTGACCACAGTTCAAACGATTGTGGCATCAAAAGCTGGTAAAGAAGAGGACGAAAGCGACATCACAATGGTTCCTGTAATCAAAAACGACGAGGCGGCCACAATGGTTAACGGATTTGTTAGCTGGGTTCCTAACTCAATGCCTCAGCTAAACCGCCTTGCTCATAGCAGTTACTGGTACTACATTCGTAATGCCATTTTAATTAGTCTAATTGTAATTATTCCAAGTATCGTATTTTTCCGATTTTGGGGAGCAATTAGTTTAGTGTTGATTCCGCTTGCTGTTTGGGTCGGTTGGTACTCAGCTAAAAATAACGGCTACTACATTGGTAACAAGCAGTTAATTATCTCTGATGGCCACTTGCTGACAAGATCCATCTATGTTGTTGAAACTAAGAATATTCAGTCATCCGCCGTTCGCCAGTCAGTTTGGATGGCCAACAAGGGGCTGGCCCACTTTAAGATTCACGTCCGTTCAAAAAACAATGATAAAGAAATTGAGCTTCGCTACATTTCTAAAAAAGAAGCCGATGAACTTTTTACCTGGCTAGCTTAG
- a CDS encoding AraC family transcriptional regulator, translating into MRIAFNKPTNVLPLYCDSIGYNWREQDMKRPNGYYTYHWLQTEAGSGTVSINGKSFALSPNQGLLMRSRLPHSYHPNEGDTWMTSFLTFDGTLAEPITSLFGLKDYVLLPKLAPELATFISKYFDTFVNKDLISLNEQSVNIYRFLTLIHENELYARRTTFHDQEIVSKIIQYINQHYPERITNATLSEVTRYTTAYQNRIFNKIYNQTPLEYLDDYRMQKAKEFLLTKPDWEVNKVAYEIGFGTSSQFIFHFRKYYGITPEQFRKNF; encoded by the coding sequence ATGCGAATTGCGTTTAATAAACCAACAAATGTCTTACCGCTGTATTGCGACAGCATTGGATACAACTGGCGAGAACAGGATATGAAGCGTCCAAACGGATACTACACATATCATTGGTTACAAACAGAAGCTGGAAGTGGGACAGTTTCAATAAATGGCAAATCTTTTGCATTATCCCCTAATCAAGGGTTACTAATGCGATCCCGCTTGCCTCATAGTTATCATCCTAACGAAGGCGACACCTGGATGACGTCATTTTTAACATTTGATGGCACCCTGGCCGAACCCATCACTTCTTTATTCGGATTAAAAGATTACGTGCTATTACCCAAGTTGGCTCCGGAACTAGCAACATTTATTTCTAAATACTTTGATACCTTCGTCAATAAGGACTTAATTTCACTAAATGAACAGTCGGTGAATATCTACCGATTTCTTACATTAATTCACGAAAACGAACTGTACGCGCGACGGACCACCTTTCATGACCAAGAAATTGTCTCCAAGATCATCCAATACATTAACCAGCACTACCCCGAAAGAATTACTAACGCTACGCTTTCAGAAGTTACCCGCTACACAACTGCCTACCAAAACCGAATTTTTAACAAAATCTATAATCAAACTCCACTTGAGTATTTGGATGATTACAGAATGCAGAAAGCTAAAGAATTTTTGCTTACTAAACCCGACTGGGAAGTTAATAAAGTAGCTTACGAAATTGGTTTTGGAACGTCTTCTCAATTTATTTTTCACTTTCGAAAGTATTACGGAATCACTCCAGAGCAATTTCGCAAGAACTTTTAG